A region of Chlamydia crocodili DNA encodes the following proteins:
- the mnmA gene encoding tRNA 2-thiouridine(34) synthase MnmA, whose amino-acid sequence MNKTVVVAMSGGVDSSVVAYLLKRFTPYKVLGLFMKNWEEEDSDGLCSTAKDYEDVERVANQLDIPYYTVSFAKEYRERVFSRFLSEYSKGYTPNPDVLCNREIKFDLLQRKVRELGGDFLATGHYCRLSSDVDGVHLLRGIDSQKDQSYFLCGTRRESLDNVLFPLGDMTKTKVRVIAEEAGLATAKKKDSTGICFIGKRPFKSFLEKFVPNLEGDIVDCDSQKVVGRHEGAHYYTIGQRRGLDLGGSEKPCYVVGKDIEKNIVYIVRGEDHPLLYQKELTAKELNWFVSPESIMQCSAKVRYRSADEKCEILYSEENGEVQVRFSSPIKAITPGQTIAFYDGEKCLGGGVIEVSMTPRLV is encoded by the coding sequence ATGAATAAAACTGTTGTTGTTGCTATGTCTGGAGGCGTAGATTCCTCCGTAGTTGCCTATCTATTAAAAAGATTTACTCCTTACAAAGTTCTTGGCCTCTTTATGAAGAATTGGGAGGAAGAAGATAGTGATGGCCTGTGCTCTACAGCTAAAGATTATGAGGATGTGGAAAGAGTTGCTAATCAATTAGACATTCCCTACTACACAGTATCTTTTGCTAAGGAATACCGTGAAAGAGTTTTCTCTCGTTTCCTTTCAGAGTATTCTAAAGGTTATACACCGAATCCCGATGTTCTTTGTAATCGAGAAATAAAATTTGATCTTCTTCAGAGAAAAGTCCGCGAATTGGGGGGAGATTTCTTAGCTACAGGTCATTATTGTCGTTTATCTTCAGATGTTGATGGTGTTCATTTACTTCGCGGTATAGATTCCCAAAAAGATCAAAGTTATTTTTTATGTGGAACACGAAGAGAATCCCTGGATAATGTACTTTTCCCTTTAGGAGATATGACAAAAACAAAAGTGCGCGTTATTGCTGAAGAAGCAGGATTAGCTACCGCTAAGAAAAAAGACAGCACAGGTATTTGTTTTATTGGGAAACGTCCATTTAAAAGTTTTCTTGAAAAGTTTGTGCCAAACTTAGAAGGAGATATTGTGGATTGTGATTCTCAGAAAGTTGTAGGTCGACATGAAGGCGCTCACTATTACACGATAGGGCAACGACGTGGGTTAGATCTGGGTGGCTCAGAAAAACCTTGTTATGTTGTTGGTAAGGATATAGAGAAAAACATTGTATATATAGTGCGTGGAGAAGATCACCCCTTACTCTATCAAAAAGAACTTACAGCTAAAGAATTGAACTGGTTTGTATCTCCAGAATCTATAATGCAATGTAGTGCAAAAGTACGCTATCGTTCTGCCGATGAAAAATGTGAAATTCTTTATTCAGAGGAGAATGGTGAAGTGCAAGTGCGATTTTCTTCCCCCATTAAGGCAATCACCCCTGGGCAAACAATTGCCTTTTATGATGGGGAGAAGTGCCTAGGGGGTGGGGTCATAGAAGTTTCTATGACTCCCCGTTTGGTATAG
- a CDS encoding ATP-dependent Clp protease ATP-binding subunit: MFEKFTNRAKQVIKLAKKEAQRLNHNYLGTEHILLGLLKLGQGVAVNVLRNLGVDFDTAKQEVERLIGYGPEIQVYGDPALTGRVKKSFESANEEAGVLEHNYVGTEHLLLGILNQADGVALQVLENLHIDPREVRKEILKELETFNLQLPPASSSNPRGSSSSSSKSSSLGHTLGGEKSDKLSALKAYGYDLTEMFRESKLDPVIGRSTEVERLILILCRRRKNNPVLIGEAGVGKTAIVEGLAQKIISNEVPDTLRKKRLITLDLALMIAGTKYRGQFEERIKAVMDEVRKHGNILLFIDELHTIVGAGAAEGAIDASNILKPALARGEIQCIGATTIDEYRKHIEKDAALERRFQKIIVQPPSVDETIEILRGLKKKYEEHHNVAITEEALKAAATLSDQYVHGRFLPDKAIDLLDEAGARVRVNTMDQPTELMKLEAEIETTKLAKEQAIGTQEYEKAAGLRDEEKKLRERLSNMKQEWENHKEEHQIPVDEEAVAQVVSLQTGIPSARLTEAESEKLLKLEDTLRKKVIGQDQAVASICRAIRRSRTGIKDPNRPTGSFLFLGPTGVGKTLLAQQIAIEMFGGEDALIQVDMSEYMEKFAATKMMGSPPGYVGHEEGGHLTEQVRRRPYCVVLFDEIEKAHPDIMDLMLQILEQGRLTDSFGRKIDFRHAIIIMTSNLGADLIKKSGEIGFGSRSNFDYKVIQEKIENAVKKHLKPEFINRLDESVIFRPLEKDALSEIIHLEINKLDSRLKNYQMALSIPDSVISFLVTKGHSPEMGARPLRRVIEQYLEDPLAELLLKESCRQEARKLRANLSEDRVTFERDEEQATESIAATIPNGES; encoded by the coding sequence ATGTTTGAGAAGTTTACTAACAGAGCAAAACAAGTCATTAAATTGGCTAAAAAAGAAGCTCAGAGGTTAAATCATAACTATCTAGGCACAGAGCACATACTCTTAGGCCTACTCAAACTAGGCCAGGGTGTAGCTGTAAATGTGTTGCGTAATTTAGGAGTGGATTTCGACACTGCAAAGCAAGAAGTCGAGAGATTGATCGGTTACGGACCAGAAATTCAGGTTTATGGTGACCCTGCACTTACTGGCAGAGTAAAAAAATCTTTTGAATCAGCAAATGAAGAAGCCGGTGTTTTAGAACATAATTATGTGGGTACTGAGCACCTTCTTTTAGGGATTTTAAATCAAGCTGACGGTGTTGCTTTACAAGTTTTAGAAAACTTACATATTGATCCTAGAGAAGTTCGCAAAGAAATTCTTAAAGAACTGGAAACATTCAATCTTCAACTCCCTCCCGCATCTTCTTCTAATCCTCGAGGTTCCTCCTCCTCCTCCTCTAAATCTTCTTCTTTAGGCCATACCCTAGGTGGAGAAAAAAGTGATAAGCTATCAGCATTAAAAGCCTATGGTTACGATTTAACGGAGATGTTTCGCGAATCTAAGCTTGATCCTGTTATTGGCCGTTCTACGGAAGTTGAACGTTTGATTTTAATCCTTTGCCGCAGAAGAAAAAATAATCCGGTGCTTATCGGTGAAGCTGGTGTTGGGAAAACTGCTATTGTTGAAGGATTAGCGCAAAAAATCATTTCTAATGAAGTTCCTGACACTTTACGTAAGAAGCGTTTAATTACTTTAGATCTTGCTTTAATGATTGCAGGAACGAAATATCGCGGTCAATTTGAAGAACGTATCAAAGCCGTTATGGATGAGGTACGCAAACACGGAAACATCCTTTTATTTATCGATGAACTTCACACTATTGTAGGTGCTGGAGCTGCTGAAGGCGCTATTGATGCTTCAAACATTTTAAAGCCTGCATTAGCACGTGGAGAAATTCAATGTATTGGAGCAACAACAATTGATGAATACCGCAAGCATATTGAAAAAGATGCAGCTTTAGAACGTAGGTTCCAAAAAATTATTGTCCAACCACCTAGTGTAGATGAGACTATTGAAATCCTACGTGGTCTGAAAAAGAAATATGAAGAGCATCACAACGTTGCTATTACCGAAGAAGCTTTGAAAGCTGCGGCCACATTATCCGACCAGTATGTTCATGGACGTTTCCTTCCTGATAAAGCTATCGATTTATTAGATGAAGCTGGAGCTCGCGTACGCGTAAATACTATGGATCAACCTACAGAGCTAATGAAACTCGAAGCTGAGATTGAAACTACGAAACTTGCTAAAGAACAGGCTATTGGAACTCAAGAATATGAAAAAGCTGCGGGTTTGCGTGATGAGGAAAAAAAGCTTCGAGAACGTCTTTCCAATATGAAACAGGAATGGGAAAATCACAAAGAAGAGCATCAGATTCCAGTAGATGAAGAGGCTGTCGCTCAAGTAGTCTCATTACAAACAGGAATTCCTTCTGCAAGACTCACTGAAGCAGAAAGTGAAAAACTACTTAAATTAGAAGATACTTTACGCAAAAAAGTTATTGGTCAAGATCAAGCTGTAGCAAGTATTTGCCGCGCTATTCGTCGTTCTAGAACAGGAATTAAAGATCCTAATCGTCCTACAGGTTCCTTCTTATTCTTAGGCCCCACAGGAGTTGGAAAAACATTACTTGCTCAACAAATTGCTATTGAAATGTTCGGTGGCGAGGATGCTTTAATTCAAGTAGACATGTCTGAGTACATGGAAAAATTTGCCGCCACGAAAATGATGGGATCACCTCCAGGATATGTTGGTCACGAGGAAGGTGGTCATCTTACAGAGCAAGTACGTCGTCGTCCTTATTGTGTTGTTCTATTCGATGAGATTGAAAAAGCTCATCCCGATATTATGGACTTAATGTTACAGATCTTAGAGCAGGGACGTCTTACAGACTCATTCGGCCGTAAGATTGATTTCCGTCATGCAATTATTATCATGACTTCTAACTTAGGCGCAGATTTAATTAAGAAAAGCGGAGAGATTGGATTTGGATCTCGATCGAATTTTGATTATAAAGTGATTCAAGAAAAAATTGAAAATGCTGTGAAGAAACATCTAAAGCCAGAATTTATCAATCGTTTAGATGAAAGTGTTATCTTCCGTCCTTTAGAAAAAGATGCCTTATCTGAAATAATCCATTTAGAAATTAATAAACTGGACTCTCGTTTGAAAAATTACCAAATGGCATTAAGTATTCCAGACTCTGTGATTTCTTTCTTGGTCACGAAAGGACATTCTCCAGAAATGGGTGCACGACCTTTACGTCGTGTTATTGAGCAATATCTTGAAGATCCTCTTGCAGAACTTTTACTTAAAGAATCTTGCCGTCAAGAAGCACGAAAACTTCGCGCTAATCTTTCCGAAGATCGCGTTACTTTCGAACGTGATGAAGAACAGGCTACTGAAAGTATTGCAGCAACTATACCAAACGGGGAGTCATAG
- a CDS encoding lipoyl protein ligase domain-containing protein, whose product MTVSIVDSGKGSSEAHMARDKYLLEHLKRGEVILHLYEWDSQYPLTYGYFMRPEKFLVDNRADLGMDAAIRPTGGGFVFHHGDYAFSLLMSSEHPMYAPTVLENYYTVNQMVLQVLNKVFRIKGKLSFDEDAHHPQTSNFCMARASKYDVLMGDRKVGGAAQRTVKQGFLHQGSIFLSGSSLEFYQKFLLPGVIDIIVPAIEKRAFFPLGLTAPSSDLSEARKEIKEGLIQRFSSGYL is encoded by the coding sequence ATGACTGTTAGCATAGTAGATTCAGGAAAAGGAAGTTCTGAGGCCCATATGGCCAGAGATAAGTATTTGCTAGAACACCTCAAAAGAGGAGAAGTGATCCTGCATCTTTATGAGTGGGATAGCCAATACCCTCTCACTTATGGCTATTTTATGCGTCCAGAAAAATTTTTAGTTGATAATAGAGCCGACTTAGGCATGGATGCAGCTATCCGACCTACGGGAGGAGGCTTTGTTTTTCATCACGGAGACTACGCATTTTCGTTATTAATGTCATCGGAACATCCTATGTACGCACCAACTGTATTGGAGAATTATTACACTGTAAATCAGATGGTGTTGCAGGTTTTGAATAAGGTTTTCCGTATCAAGGGTAAGCTCTCTTTTGACGAGGATGCACATCATCCTCAGACATCTAATTTTTGTATGGCTAGAGCTTCAAAATATGATGTTTTAATGGGTGATAGAAAGGTGGGGGGCGCTGCTCAGCGTACAGTAAAACAAGGATTCTTGCATCAAGGATCCATATTTTTATCTGGGAGTTCTTTAGAGTTTTACCAAAAGTTTCTTTTGCCTGGGGTTATTGATATTATAGTTCCAGCAATTGAAAAACGGGCATTTTTCCCTCTAGGTCTGACAGCGCCTTCTTCAGATCTTTCAGAGGCAAGAAAAGAAATAAAAGAAGGGTTAATTCAAAGATTTTCAAGTGGCTATTTATGA
- a CDS encoding phospholipase D-like domain-containing protein, protein MNKIRWGLVIALFCSFITKDAFAFTVHFPASKEHVGVIVHDNSIEVYEKLLSAIDVAEHYVELCPCMAGGNLLEEIIEHLDRRMSEAPQLCAYILIQPTFIDSKDKQILETARVNWPDRFFYLFTGCPPGSSILAPNVIESHVKISIVDGKYIFMGGTNFEDFMCTKGDAIPEPVESSRLVIAGTQRPRAFRDQDITISSAQLGTELRKEFHAHYALWNAYAKKPWFNKNLNDFRTLSYPELTIEEAESIYCNAIEESPDLVTTDLKNIRVIFSGPDESKNMITQEYVDLINRSEKSIKIANMYFIPKDEIIESLKSACFDRGIRLEIITNGCTENSPDLTAVYAWGNRMNYFFLSYGERPSLWKKFIFSKRQPNSSFFVSEYFVRDTQLHKKCMIVDDCVFVIGSYNFGKKSDLFDYESIVVIDSPEVAQKADIVFKKDLRLSKPVDNSEIFDWYFNPVRNLMGHLQINFMPA, encoded by the coding sequence ATGAATAAAATACGATGGGGTTTAGTTATTGCACTCTTTTGTTCATTTATAACAAAAGATGCTTTTGCCTTTACGGTGCATTTTCCTGCCTCTAAGGAACATGTGGGTGTTATTGTTCATGATAATAGTATTGAGGTTTATGAAAAGCTTTTATCAGCAATAGATGTTGCCGAACACTATGTTGAATTATGTCCCTGTATGGCTGGTGGAAATTTACTGGAGGAGATCATTGAGCATCTAGATAGGCGTATGTCTGAGGCTCCTCAGCTGTGTGCTTATATCCTTATTCAGCCTACATTTATTGATAGTAAGGATAAACAAATCCTTGAAACTGCAAGAGTCAATTGGCCCGATAGATTTTTTTATTTATTTACTGGATGCCCTCCAGGGTCGAGTATTCTTGCACCCAATGTTATAGAAAGTCATGTTAAAATTTCTATTGTGGATGGGAAGTACATTTTTATGGGGGGAACGAATTTCGAAGATTTTATGTGTACTAAGGGAGATGCGATTCCTGAACCTGTAGAGTCTTCACGTTTAGTTATAGCGGGAACTCAAAGACCTAGAGCTTTTCGTGATCAAGATATCACTATAAGCTCTGCGCAACTCGGGACAGAACTAAGAAAGGAATTTCATGCGCATTACGCTCTTTGGAATGCCTACGCAAAAAAACCCTGGTTTAATAAAAATCTCAATGATTTTCGGACACTTTCTTATCCTGAATTAACCATTGAAGAAGCTGAATCTATATATTGCAATGCCATTGAAGAAAGTCCTGATCTTGTAACGACAGATCTTAAAAATATTCGTGTGATTTTTTCTGGTCCTGATGAAAGTAAAAATATGATTACTCAAGAATATGTGGATTTAATAAATAGGTCAGAGAAATCTATCAAAATTGCAAATATGTATTTCATTCCTAAAGATGAGATTATTGAGAGTTTAAAATCTGCGTGTTTTGATCGAGGTATCCGATTGGAAATCATTACCAATGGATGTACGGAAAATAGTCCCGATCTTACAGCAGTATATGCTTGGGGCAATCGTATGAACTATTTCTTTTTATCTTATGGCGAGCGTCCTTCACTATGGAAAAAATTCATATTTTCTAAAAGACAACCTAATAGTTCTTTTTTTGTGAGTGAATATTTTGTTCGGGATACGCAGTTACATAAGAAATGTATGATTGTAGACGATTGTGTTTTTGTAATAGGGAGCTACAATTTTGGTAAGAAAAGTGATCTTTTTGACTACGAAAGTATTGTTGTAATTGATTCTCCAGAGGTTGCTCAAAAAGCCGATATTGTCTTTAAAAAAGATTTAAGATTGTCCAAACCTGTAGATAATTCTGAGATTTTTGATTGGTATTTCAATCCTGTTCGCAATCTTATGGGTCATTTACAAATTAATTTTATGCCTGCTTAA
- a CDS encoding glycine cleavage protein H-like protein codes for MWDSDYHVWILPIHNDVVRLGLTARMGENLGQILHIDLPAIGSFCKEGEILVVLESSKSAIEVLSPVSGEIIEVNENLKENIELLNNSPEESGWFMIVKLNQKLNTENLSLRE; via the coding sequence ATGTGGGATTCTGATTATCATGTGTGGATTCTACCGATTCATAATGATGTTGTCCGTTTGGGATTGACAGCTAGGATGGGAGAAAACTTAGGCCAAATTCTTCATATCGATTTACCTGCGATAGGTAGTTTCTGTAAGGAAGGTGAGATTCTTGTTGTCCTAGAGTCTTCAAAATCTGCTATCGAAGTTTTAAGCCCTGTTTCGGGAGAAATTATAGAAGTTAATGAAAATCTTAAAGAGAACATAGAGCTTCTTAATAACTCTCCAGAGGAATCTGGATGGTTTATGATTGTCAAACTCAATCAAAAATTGAATACGGAAAATCTTTCTCTTAGAGAGTAG
- the nqrE gene encoding NADH:ubiquinone reductase (Na(+)-transporting) subunit E, producing MWLGEYTWLNVFGIFLQATFIQNILLSNFLGMCSYLACSARVSTANGLGMSVALVLTVTGSINWVVHKFITGPKALTWISPSLANVNLNFLELIIFIVVIAAFTQILELLLEKVSRNLYLSLGIFLPLIAVNCAILGGVLFGITRNYPFIPMMIFSLGAGCGWWLAIVLFATIKEKLAYSDIPKNLQGMGISFITTGLIAMAFMSLTGIDISKPSATTPVSDILETSNVSSVVVKDLKPMKKVRTVQQQRAAKAKATNIKKGKSQ from the coding sequence ATGTGGTTAGGCGAATATACATGGCTAAATGTCTTTGGCATCTTTTTACAAGCAACCTTCATCCAAAATATCCTTCTATCGAATTTTCTTGGGATGTGTAGCTATCTTGCTTGTTCAGCACGAGTTTCTACGGCTAACGGCTTAGGAATGTCTGTAGCATTGGTTCTGACAGTTACTGGAAGCATTAACTGGGTAGTACATAAATTTATTACAGGACCTAAGGCTTTAACTTGGATATCTCCTTCATTAGCGAATGTAAATTTAAATTTCCTTGAGCTGATTATCTTCATTGTAGTTATTGCAGCCTTCACACAGATTCTAGAATTACTTTTAGAAAAGGTATCCAGAAATCTCTATCTCTCCTTAGGAATCTTCTTACCATTAATTGCTGTAAATTGTGCAATTTTAGGGGGTGTGCTCTTTGGAATCACACGCAACTATCCATTTATCCCTATGATGATATTCTCTTTAGGTGCGGGATGTGGTTGGTGGTTAGCTATTGTCTTATTCGCAACTATTAAAGAAAAACTCGCCTATTCTGATATTCCTAAAAACCTCCAAGGAATGGGGATCTCTTTTATTACCACGGGACTTATAGCTATGGCCTTTATGAGTCTTACAGGTATTGATATCTCTAAGCCATCAGCAACAACGCCAGTATCTGATATCTTAGAAACATCCAATGTTTCTTCTGTAGTAGTAAAAGATCTGAAACCTATGAAAAAAGTACGAACAGTACAACAACAACGTGCAGCTAAAGCCAAAGCAACAAATATAAAGAAGGGGAAATCTCAATAG
- the nqrD gene encoding NADH:ubiquinone reductase (Na(+)-transporting) subunit D, whose translation MAANKSYKSYFLDPLWDNNQPLIAILGICSALAVTTTVNTAITMGLAVSFVTGCSSFFVSLLRKATPDSVRMITQLIIISLFVIVIDQFLKAFFFNISKTLSVFVGLIITNCIVMGRAESLARNVPPIPAFLDGFASGLGYGWVLVSVSIIREFFGFGTILGLQLIPKCFYASETHPDGYENFGLMVLAPSAFFLLGIMIWGVNILRSKKAKR comes from the coding sequence ATGGCAGCAAATAAATCATATAAGAGTTATTTCCTTGATCCTCTTTGGGACAATAACCAACCTCTAATTGCTATTTTAGGGATTTGTTCAGCACTTGCTGTAACAACAACAGTAAACACAGCCATTACTATGGGGCTTGCTGTAAGCTTTGTTACAGGATGTTCCTCATTCTTTGTATCCTTATTACGAAAAGCTACTCCTGACAGCGTTCGTATGATCACTCAGCTAATTATTATTAGTTTATTCGTGATTGTTATTGATCAATTTTTAAAAGCCTTTTTCTTCAATATCTCAAAAACTCTGTCCGTATTCGTTGGGTTGATTATCACTAACTGTATTGTTATGGGAAGAGCTGAAAGTTTAGCAAGGAACGTACCCCCTATTCCAGCATTTTTAGATGGTTTCGCATCGGGATTAGGCTATGGCTGGGTATTAGTTTCTGTGAGTATAATAAGAGAGTTCTTCGGCTTCGGTACTATTCTAGGATTACAACTAATCCCAAAATGTTTTTATGCTTCTGAAACTCATCCTGATGGCTATGAAAACTTTGGTTTGATGGTTTTAGCTCCCTCAGCATTTTTCCTTTTGGGCATTATGATTTGGGGAGTGAATATTCTTAGATCTAAGAAGGCAAAAAGGTAG
- a CDS encoding Na(+)-translocating NADH-quinone reductase subunit C, translating into MSSEKSKSHLNQTWYVVLFIFALSFFSSVFLSTVYYILAPFQERAAIFDRDQQMLTAAHVLDFSGKFQIYEKGSWQPAIYDKISHLLKVADKRAPVVTSSVLDSYAQGFVRPLLADKHGQMFSFEEKNINVTEFVEKHQNGHFYQQPLLLFYVILANTEQARAMSATDVIKNPSVVRAIIIPISGFGLWGPIYGYLAVENNGDTVLGTAWYQQAETPGLGANIANPHWQKQFYGKKIFLQAASGNTDFATTPLGLEVIKGSVQSAFGTSPKALSSIDGISGATLTCNGVTEAYARSLAPYRSLLMSFAKLNNQRDHNGSK; encoded by the coding sequence CTTTTCATTTTCGCTTTAAGTTTTTTCTCTAGCGTTTTCCTTTCTACCGTATATTATATCCTAGCCCCTTTCCAAGAAAGAGCGGCTATTTTTGATCGCGATCAGCAAATGCTAACCGCAGCACATGTTTTAGATTTTTCTGGAAAATTTCAGATCTATGAGAAAGGTTCTTGGCAACCCGCTATATATGATAAAATCTCGCACCTACTTAAAGTTGCAGATAAACGTGCGCCTGTTGTCACGAGCTCGGTTTTAGATTCGTACGCACAAGGGTTTGTTCGTCCCTTACTCGCGGATAAACATGGTCAAATGTTTTCCTTCGAAGAAAAAAACATTAATGTTACAGAATTTGTTGAAAAACATCAAAACGGCCATTTTTATCAACAACCCTTACTATTATTCTATGTAATCTTAGCAAATACTGAACAAGCTAGGGCAATGAGTGCTACTGATGTTATCAAAAATCCTTCAGTAGTACGCGCTATTATTATTCCCATTTCTGGATTTGGTTTGTGGGGACCTATTTACGGTTATCTCGCTGTAGAAAATAACGGTGATACCGTTTTAGGGACAGCGTGGTATCAACAAGCAGAAACCCCAGGATTAGGAGCAAATATTGCCAACCCTCATTGGCAAAAGCAATTCTATGGAAAGAAAATCTTCTTACAAGCAGCGTCAGGAAATACAGATTTCGCTACAACACCTCTAGGTCTTGAGGTAATTAAAGGATCAGTACAATCAGCATTTGGAACATCTCCAAAAGCACTATCATCTATCGATGGTATTTCTGGAGCAACATTAACATGTAATGGTGTTACCGAAGCTTATGCACGATCTTTAGCTCCCTATCGTAGTTTGTTAATGTCTTTTGCTAAGCTTAATAACCAGAGAGATCACAATGGCAGCAAATAA